The sequence TGATCAAGAATGTTAAAGTCAAATATTACAAAAATAACTTCGTAAATAGCAAAAGTTATCATATCACATTTCCTTCTATGAGAAGTAGCGAAAGTTGTAGACCCTTAAATTAATAGACTTTGACAAGAATGAAAGAAGGAAGGGCCTCAAAAAGATCATGTACCTCGCATTTTGGATGACCATCGCTACTTTGATGAACTCTAGGACACCAATCTAACGCCCAAACAGGCCCTCCAACATACATCAAAAAGTCTTGGCTGCAAAAATGTATAAAGGACATTTGGAGATATATATCAGTGCTTGTTTAGGTGGCAGCAAAAATCCAATATACAAGACTAACATCAagtttaaatttgaattttttggtCAACAAAAGCAACAATCTCCGAGAAATTTGATAAGTAGAATAGTGAATGAAATGCAAAAACACAAGCACGAAACAACTAAggactcgtttggatgtgcttttaaaatgactgaaagcgcttttagagaaaatatttttgagttccaaaagcacttagtgtttttccaagatttacttgcatttttactaaagattggttctaaaaacatttttaccaaaagcgctttcagttatttaagaagtacatccaaacgagctctaaaTCATCACAAAATGCCTCATTGCTAATGCCAATTCACGTACCTCAACTCCGGAGATTGTGCGACCCCAGAAAGTGCCTCGTTCTGCATTAACATGTAAACCGCAAATTAGATCAAATGCCAACTTTGTTTCCTCATATGATAATGAGAGACATCACTACAGCTCATCCTTTGCAAAACTATTACAGGCAAACCGACCATAAATTCAAATTCGAATATATAACCTTAGGAACTGTTGCAGAAGAAAATTGCCGCAAGTTTATCCCACCGACGACATCCTCCCCCTCAGGACTTCCAACTCCACAAGCAAATCGAACATCTCGAGGTTCGTACTTAAAATCTGCCCATTCCCTTCAACAAAAACGTTTCTTTGCAATCATcagaacaagaaaaaaaaacgtttctttacaatgaacaaacaaaacaagaaaaaaaacgtTTCTTTACAAAATTGAGCAACAAAAACACTATGAATAGATAGGGATTTAATTTGTTATTACCTTAGAAAAGTAATTGAGGACGATAAGGGTTGAATCTCGCCGTCTTCGACGCCGCGATCCTCCTCCGCCTCGCCGCAGAGTTTGGCAATGGTGTCCATAACTCTGAAGTGATTCTCCACCGAGTCGTCGAACATCGAAACTCTAACCGTAGACCCATTCCTCGAGCCTTCTTCCCCAATTCGAACTGGCTCCGCCTCAATTCGAACTCCCTCCGGCTCAACTCCAACCGGCTCCGGCTCAATTCGAACAGGCTCCGGCTCGATTCGAACTGGCTCCGGCTCTGGGTTCTGCTGATTGGATGTTGTTGCTGGTTGGGATTTTCGCTTGGTCTTGGTTGTTTTCCCGCGTTTTGGAGCCAATAGCACCGCAAGTGGAGGTTCAActtccacctcctcctccactGCATTATTCATGCCTCGCCGCCGAGTTTTCGAATTCGAATATtctgcttttttcttttctcttggtTTGGAGTGTAGGCTTCGAACCCTCGCACTGGTAGTCGTCGATTGTTAATGCTACGCCGGACTCTCAATCCACGtatgcctcttcttttataaatTAATTGGAATTGAATTCCATCCGAATCTATTTTGTGGAGATCCTATTGATCCTTATGTCTTAAttattcatcgtatatcgtgcagttataaatcatttgacttttttatttaaaatgaaacACAAATAGTATATGATAAGAAACTAATCGCACGATGTACGTTGAACGGTTAAAATGTGAAAATTCCTAAGATTTTCACGAAATAGATTTGGAGAGAAAGGAACGGATCCCTCCTGAGCTTAGGAGGCCTCCTGAGCAAATCACACAGgtcgttggattttgatccgaCGGCTACAAACATGAggcccctctaaaagttataataattatagccatCGGATCAAAATCCAACCGTATGTGTGATTTGCTCAAAAGGCTCAGCCTCCTAGGCTCATGAGGGGATCCGTTCCCTTGAGAGAATCCGCTTCCAATTTAATTCCACAGGCGAGTCCAGCCACtaacacaataaaaaaataaaaaatacaattaaacCAAGACCATCTCATGAGAGTTTGTCTTgtaagtactggtttggtactgaagtgtttttataaaaagtgggtatcaaaaaaaagctgagctcaaaaaggtgtttggtaaacacttaaaaacagcttattttcatagCTTTAggtgaaaaaaagttgaaaacgtgaagcagtaaaaattagcttattctcacagtacaacagaagcagttttttttcaaagcacaacaataccaaaccagccctaagaaaGGTTTTTGGACCTTTGCGTGTTTTGAGAATTGAACCGAAAACGAACCGGGTTGGGAGTAGTTTGCCAATTATAAACAATAGTGGAAAGATGATGAGTCTTTGCATGAATATGAGTTCAATCTCtaatatttaatctaacaaaaatctaatcttaaaaataaaaaataaaaaaagtagttTGTCAATTTCTGGATAGCTTCAAATTTGGGTTTTCTTGACTCATACTTCtgatttttaatcatttaatgaaaaatatatcAAGTCATTTGTCACACCTTTGCTTTCATTATCTAgaatataattatgtattttgtACCTTATCTTTCCTTTATAGGCCGTCGGACTTGAAAGTTGAAACTATGagtctaaggccatctccaaccgatggttgcccagatggctcgttttagccctctggcccttcaAGATTattcaagatattaatattttaatgaacagtgcatggTCATATTTGCCTCTGTCTCAAACCgaggtccagagggccagaagGCTCGTTTTAGACctttcacaaaaaaccgtcttcaaccgagggccaaagggccatagggtcaaacataatttattatttaaaaatgttgtttaagtttcatgttgtataatttttatgttggttaatgttatttaatgttgtttcatattgtttaatgttgtttcatgttacttaatttaatttaatgttgtataatggcttaggaatttataggaaaaaaatagaattttaaaaaaaatatgaaacaaattttgtgacatagaagttataggaaaaaaatggaatttaaaaaaaaaatatgaaacaaattttgtgaaatagaagttataggaaaaaatagaagttatatgaaaattcccgagccctctggcctaaccctcggttagagacggttttagggctattttcggccctctggacccttcggttggagatggcctaatcactatgttattataatttttttctcttgAACGGGAATGAGTTCGGAATGAGTTAGTCATAataattttgtttgaatttgtcTTTGGTAAGCCAAAATCTCATTTTGATTAGACAATATTACTTTAGTTTAGTTGTATTTCTTTTATCCGAATTTATACTCTTTGATAATTTGATTGACAGAGAAAAGCGAGTGATTTTtgcatacaatttttttttcacctttATCAATCTTTGAGTTCAATGGCTAGAAAAAAGATAAGATTTTGCAAAAAGTGAGAGAATGTGTGCTGAAATTATTTTTCAAACATTCTTAATGTAACTAAACCACGTAAGATTGTCGTGTTCTTATTTGCCACTCTCGTGCAAGGCAGCTTAGACACTTGATCATCTTCAAGAACAGAGTCAGAAATTTCTTCTAATGGGGCAACAAAAAACAACTAAGAAAACATTATTATAGTATGGTTATACGCAATATGATATTAAAGATGGTTTCAAATGATGATGTATCACAATTctaatgttacaaaaatttcaatatagtagtggaaagtggcaaagtgatgagaaaaatataagtACATGATAGGCGGGAGAGAGTTTTTTCGGTTTGAATATATGACAGAACAAGAGCACTATTgctcatataatatttgatatgAAGTATAAGTAGAATGAATATGTGTTggatattatatacatatattttctttaaagatAATCcatgtatattatataattgtagtATGCAACTAAACAAACGAATTACTTGAGTGAGAGCATCTGCCCTGTGTGAGCCTTCATTGGCTCTATCCATGATCGTCTTTTTTGCGAATTAACGTGACGGTACATTTAGTTTTGTTacccaagaaaataaaaaagagaacaTTCTTTTCACTTTTGAATTACAATTTTCGGAGTTATGCAAAGTTTACAACAAACAAAAATCGAGGCTCAAAACCACCCAACAAGTCATATATTTGCTTGCCTATGAAGTATTCTGAAATCCTATATTTATTTTGGGTATCCCTTCCTTCAAATCAAAGTACATTTGGATATCTTGCAATCCTCCCAAGTCCCCCATCCGGATTCCAAATTTCCCAATATATTTAAAGTTCTTCCTTCTTGTTTGGTAACTAACTGCTAGGAAAAAACCCCACCATTTCCTCCTACCTTCCTCCTCTTGGCTCCTACCCAATTCCCACCAAATCATCcaaaatccttttattttcttgtaattttttaattcaaagGATTTTTCGATCTAATCTATATTGTCGGCACAGTGATCTAAACTTTGGTTATAAATAAACACACATGCTACAGTCAACTTAACTTCGCTCAGGTTTGCGTTATTATCgacatttttaatttaaaatttatttcttACGCGTTCATCATTTAAATCTTTAACTTACTATCATACCATACAATGTTGAAAAAAGTGAAAAGGAAAGTCAAAACCTTGGTAAAACCCAAGAAAAATCCCTATAAACCACCACCCCCTCCATCTTCATTTCCATCATTACCACCTCCGGAAGAAGAATCCCAAACCATGTCGCCACCGACGCAACAAACTTTCCGGCCACCCGCCACCGCTGACCCATTCCTCTTTCCCCAAACCCAATCCACCGTCCTCCCCGACCCGTCAAACTTCTTCTCCCCAAACCTCCTCTCATCCCCTCTCCCCACCAACTCTTTCTTCCAAAATTTCGTCCTTAAAAACGGCGACCAACCCGAATACTTCCACCCCTACGCCGTCAAATCCTCCTCCGCCGCCCTAACCATCTCGTACCCATCTCGCTTCTCCACCTCCGCCTTCATATACCAAATCTTCATCGCCGATCTCACCATCTCCGCCGCTCAAAACCCCGGTTCCCCACAACCCCACAAAATCTCCTCCTTCAACGACCTCAGCGTCACATTGGATTTCCCCTCCTCCAACCTCAGCTTCTTCCTCGTCCGCGGCAGCCCATTCATCACCTGCTCTGTTTCCAACTCGACCTCTCTTTCAATCTCCACCATCCACGCAATCCTCTCGTGTTCATCAAACGGCTCAAAGACCAAATACACCATCAAGCTCAATAGCAATCAGACATGGCTTGTATACACTTCTTCCCCGATCGATTTGACAACCAGCGGCCTGTCACTGATCACCTCCAATGGGTTTTCTGGTATTGTTCGGATTGCGATATTGCCCAATTCGGATCCGAAATTTGAGGCGATCCTCGACCGGTTCAGCTCTTGCTACCCGGTTTCCGGCGAAGCGGTTTTCACTAAGCCGTTTGCTTTGGAGTACAAATGGGAGAAAAAAGGATGGGGCGAATTGCTCATGCTTGCTCATCCTCTGCACCTCCAGCTTCTCTCCAGCGAGGATTCTGACGTCACCGTTTTGGAGGATTTCAAGTTCAAGAGCATTGATGGGGATCTTGTTGGCGTTGTTGGCGATTCGTGGGCGCTGAAACCCGACCCTGTTTCGATCACCTGGCATTCGAGTCGAGGTGTTGGAGAAGATTCGTATGCTGAAGTTGTTTCTGCACTAGTTAAGGATGTAGGGGAGCTGAATTCGAGTGGGATAGCTACAACATCTTCGTACTTTTATGGAAAATTGATAGCAAGGGCGGCAAGGCTGGCTTTGATCGCAGAGGAGGTGGATTATCTCGATGTGATTCCGACGATTAGGAAGTTCCTGAAGGAAACGATTGAGCCGTGGCTGGTTGGAACTTTCGGGGGGAATGGTTTCTTGTATGACAAGAAATGGGGTGGCATTGTCACGAAACAAGGAGCAACCGATTCTGGTGCAGATTTTGGGTTTGGAATTTATAATGATCACCATTATCATCTGGGGTACTTTGTTTATGGGATTTCAGTGCTTGTGAAAATTGATCCTGCTTGGGGGAGGAAGTATCGGGCTCAAGCTTATTCGCTTGCTGCTGATTATTTGACGGTAGGCAGGCGATCACATTCGCATTATCCACGCTTACGGTGCTTTGATTTTTACAAATTACACTCGTGGGCAGGCGGGTTAACTGAGTTTGCAGATGGTCGTAATCAGGAGAGCACGAGTGAGGCAGTGAATGCCTACTATTCAGCTGCATTGTTGGGCTTAGCTTATGGAGACACCCATCTTGTGGCCACAGGATCAATTCTTGCAGCTTTGGAGATTCGGGCAGCGCAAATGTGGTGGCACGTAAAAGAGGGGGGTAACATGTATGAGGAGGATTTCACAAGGGAAAATCGTTTGGTTGGAGTTTTATGGAATAACAAGAGGGACAGCGGACTTTGGTTCGCTCCTCCGGAGTGGAAAGAGTGCAGGCTTGGAATTCAGTTGCTACCGCTATTGCCGATCACTGAGGCCTTGTTTTCAGATGTTGGCTTTGTTAGGGATCTTGTGAAGTGGACACTACCGGCTTTGAGTAGGGAGGGAGTAGGAGAAGGATGGAAAGGATTTGTCTATTCCTTGGAAGGGATTTATGACAAAGAAGGCGCTTTGGGGAAGATAAGGAACTTGAATGGTTACGATGATGGTAACTCGCTTACGAATCTTTTGTGGTGGATCCACAGCAGAGGAGAGGAAGCAGCGGAATTCGGACTTGGACATAACATTTGCTGGTCTAGGCACTATCATTAAATTTGGTTGCATTACAATTTGTgattgtgatttccttctctgtTGTATTTACTGTTGTGTTTCGATTGACATACATCTGTTTTTTCTACTGAATTATAAGCTTTCTATCTATTTCGATCCCGTTGTATTTACCTGTTGTTGTTGAAACCATATATCATATTTTTGATGACTTTAATGTCAAGAAACATTGACGCGACAAGGGGAGTCGAATTCTAAAATTTTGAAGATCGAGAACTACAAGGTTTTTTCTTTCACAGCATGAACAGAACCGAACACAAAAGCCAATAGAAACCCACAGAACCTGAACAAGGACTCGGATGAGAATCGCCCTACAAACGCCACCCTAACCCATTCTTCGCCGCTATATACTCCATTACATAGATGAGCAGTAGGGTTAATTAAATGCCTGACAAGAATCAAGACCTTATTAAGAGAAAAATTGCATACCACTAAAAAAAAGAACCAGAACTCTTCACTCTGTGATAAGTCATCTTGATCATCTTCCGAATCTGGGTCATCTTCCGAATCTGAGTCATCTTCTGAATCTTGGTCCTCCTCCATGATTCCTAACACTGCTATTGTTGAAGTATAAGCATTGCTGCAGGTCCTAATCCCAGAGAAGTTTAAAGAATCCAAGTGTAGTGTTCTGGTTTAACACCGCTTTGTAGCCGCGAATCCAATGAGATCCAAGGAGCAACGaactccattttcatccttgtgCATTCTCTGAAATCCTAGCTTCATCTTCCTTTCAATCTCTCGTTGAAAACCTAAACAAATCTTCACCGAAATTCACGGTGTTTGTCAGTGAATCCCACTTTGGAGAAATAAGGGACTCATATGtgctaataaataattgttgaattatttcttatattttcaatcggttttatggtagaaccaAAGTTGAgcatgaaaaaaattgaaacaaaaattgccggcaattggaaaattaaaaagCTCCGGAAGAAGCTGTATAGACACCACAtgaaggggtggtttgggagtgaggtgcttaaaaaaaaacacccatgaaaaaaagttgtgagggttttaattgtttggtaaactgaaaaaaaaaaggcttattttggaagctgctatgagaataagctgatATCAAAGGAAAACttgctttttgcttttttttcaaaacacacggagctacagtgctcctttaataaaAAGAcccactgcttttttttccaaaagcacttttacaaaaatgtttaccaaacactctgctgatttatttcacagccgcttattctcacagcacagccgcttattctcaatgcacaaccgcttattctcacagcagcattttttcaaagcatagcaataccaaatcagcccAAAAAGAAACGCCAAACATGACTTCTATATGCCTGCTCAACAATCAACTTGAAACTTACCAGCGACACAAACTCGTAACTTCTGGTGGGTTTTCTGGGATCATCCGGATAGCTATGTTGCCGAGTTCTAATCCAAAATCCGAGTCATTTCTGGACAAGTTCAGTTCTTGCTACCCGGTTTCCGGCGATGGAGCTTTCACAAAACAGTTTTGTTTGGAGTATAAGTGGGAAAAGAAGGGGTGTGGGGATCTGATAATATGCTTGCTCATACCCTCCACCTGCAGCTTGTCTCTGTTGATGAAAGTACTGCAACTGGTTTGAATGATTTGAAGTACAAAAGCATTGATGGTGATCTTGTAGGCGTTGTCGGCAATTCGTGGGTTTTGAATCCAAGTTCTTTTTGGATCACTTGGCATTCAATCAGAGGTGTCAATGAGGATTCGTATACCGAAATCATTTCTGCACTACGTAAAAATGTTAgataaaaatctcaaatttttgCACGAACAAGCCAAGGGACACacaaacatcctccaattggaatcactccaaaattcatccatttggcCACTTTTTGCTCAAGAAGAAGTCGAATGTCgtacattgaaaatataaagcaaagtatcaaaattctaccaaaacaTACTAAGAAcgaggtaaaatatataatatgaaattgacTCATCAATTAGCTCTCTCAATTCATCTAGGGTACTTTGTTTATGCCATTTCGGTGCTCGCGAAGATTGATCCAGAATGGGGGAGTAAGTATAGACCTCAAGCTTATTCAATGGCGATGGATTTCATTAActgttgtgtttggctcatacatTTGTGAGTAATTATGAGTCATGTATTGACAACAATTAAAGACATGGTGACTGCCACAAGCAAAGTTGGAAGCAAGCAAGACTTGGCTTTGTGTttgcttgcacacaattgtgcATGTTTTCTCTTCTATGCTTTAAATGACAAATGGAGAAAAGTCGTACTTTATAGACTAGGTATAGACTTTGGTGCATGCTAGGTAGGCTAGGTAATAATTATGTCATGTGAACTTAAGATTTTTTGGTCTTGTTTGTTGGCATAGTTACTAGTGTATGCTTATAATTAGATGCAATATTTGTGCATTTAGTAATGCTTAGAAAGTGAGAGAGTAAGCATCATAGAAGCATCCAAGGGGGGAGCATCAggctctcccatgggaaaggttgaacatgggttgagagaaaatcaagagagttagagtgaaaagtattatagtgaaagaactcttggggtagagtgaggtTCTTaggaaaattctatgagtgggtgtgcaaGGGATTCGGGATTgagttatgttgatttaactcatgtgtacttgtactgttattctcatagtgaagagcaatatctctccgaTGACGTAGGCATGTTTTgctgaacctcgtaaatttctcagtgtctttatttcttatattttattctgttgaactgagtgtgatttggtGAGGTCGTAATATGAATCTCGTTTCCTCACTAACaaacgggccaaggcacaataattggtatcagagcatcgtTGGGCGCTTGATTCGTTACAGGTCCAGATTTGTTGTTCACCATGGAATTTTCAGTTGAGCAGTTTAATGGGAGAGGCGATTTTACTTTTGGTAAAGGAGAGTAATGGAAGCCTGAAGAAATGGAAGCCGTGTTCAGGGATGCTTGGATCAACTGTGAAAGTTgatgttgaggaagaagaaaaatgcatttttcttcTTACCTCACTTTCAGATTCATACGAGAACCTTGTGAAACTTTACTGCATGGAAAGATACAGTAAGTTTGGAGCAGGTGCAAACTTCTTTGGTGTGGAATAATACACAAAGGAGACCATGGATGATGGTGGGCACGAGACTGCTTAAGTTATTCAAGGTTGGAATTGtggaagaaaattggaaagaggATCTGAGAGAGACAACATGTTCAAATCCGGTTTCGGAGGCAAAGGTCCACAGTGCTACGGTGCAAGGTCGGGTCGTAGCAAGTTTGTGACATAAGGCTTCGAGTATGCCCTCTAGGTACTAGAAGCAACACTTCTCCTGGTGATCTATAGTCTCAAGTGTTGTAGCGGTTTTGCAGCAGGTGGAGCTATGGGATTCACAGGTGATGAGATGGTCCTGAGGTAGGAGGAAATGTGGGAATTTTGTCTGGCTCGATGGGTTGTTGCTGGAAACGGGCGCGTTGACGAATTTCCAGGTTGCAGACaatgaagaaaaggaaaacatGTTGGAAGAGACGAGGGTGTGTTGAGATCCTGTCTGAAGCTAAATGGTGAATTTTAGCTTGCAGCAACTACACATGCATTGGCAGTGACTGAATCGGAACAGGACCAATGAGGTTGATTCAGGGTATGTATGCTGGTACGTAAGGCCAATGAGCTTTGGTGATGGGTGCAAGGATTTTTGCATGGTGTattcgccaaggtggagattgttgtgtttggctcatataTTTGTGAGTAATTATGAGTCATGTGTTGACAACAATTGAAGATATGGTGACTGCCACAAGCAAAGTTGGAAGCAAGCAAGACTTGACTTTGTGTttgcttgcacacaattgtgcATGTTTTCTCTTCTATGCATTAAATGACAAATGGAGAAAAATCGTACTTTATAGACTAGGTATAGACTTTGGTGCATGCTAGGTAGGCTAGGTAATAATTATGTCATGTGAACTTAAgactttttgttcttgtttgTTGGCATAGTTGCTAGTGTATGCCTATAACTAGACGCAATATTTGTGCATTTAGTAATGCTTAGAAAGTGAGAGAGTAAGCATCATAGAAGCATCCAAGGGGGGAGCATCGggctctcccatgggaaaggttgaacatgtgttgagagaaaatcaagagagttagagtgaaaagtattctagtgaaagaactcttggggtagGGTGAAACTCTTGGaaaaattctatgagtgggtgtgcaaGGGATTCGGGATTgagttatgttgatttaactcatgtgtacttgtactgttattcttatagtgaagagcaatatctctccgaTGACGTAGGCATGTTTTTgctgaacctcgtaaatttctcagtgaaacaccccaaccccattttat is a genomic window of Malus domestica chromosome 09, GDT2T_hap1 containing:
- the LOC103442486 gene encoding glucan endo-1,3-beta-D-glucosidase produces the protein MLKKVKRKVKTLVKPKKNPYKPPPPPSSFPSLPPPEEESQTMSPPTQQTFRPPATADPFLFPQTQSTVLPDPSNFFSPNLLSSPLPTNSFFQNFVLKNGDQPEYFHPYAVKSSSAALTISYPSRFSTSAFIYQIFIADLTISAAQNPGSPQPHKISSFNDLSVTLDFPSSNLSFFLVRGSPFITCSVSNSTSLSISTIHAILSCSSNGSKTKYTIKLNSNQTWLVYTSSPIDLTTSGLSLITSNGFSGIVRIAILPNSDPKFEAILDRFSSCYPVSGEAVFTKPFALEYKWEKKGWGELLMLAHPLHLQLLSSEDSDVTVLEDFKFKSIDGDLVGVVGDSWALKPDPVSITWHSSRGVGEDSYAEVVSALVKDVGELNSSGIATTSSYFYGKLIARAARLALIAEEVDYLDVIPTIRKFLKETIEPWLVGTFGGNGFLYDKKWGGIVTKQGATDSGADFGFGIYNDHHYHLGYFVYGISVLVKIDPAWGRKYRAQAYSLAADYLTVGRRSHSHYPRLRCFDFYKLHSWAGGLTEFADGRNQESTSEAVNAYYSAALLGLAYGDTHLVATGSILAALEIRAAQMWWHVKEGGNMYEEDFTRENRLVGVLWNNKRDSGLWFAPPEWKECRLGIQLLPLLPITEALFSDVGFVRDLVKWTLPALSREGVGEGWKGFVYSLEGIYDKEGALGKIRNLNGYDDGNSLTNLLWWIHSRGEEAAEFGLGHNICWSRHYH